The genomic stretch TATCAAGGCCGCGATCTCCGGGCGCACCTCCCCGTCCTGCGGCTGATCCAGGCGCGTCACGAAGAGCTGCTCGAAGTAATCCTCGTCCTCGTCCTGATCCCAGTCGACCTCGCGCAGCAGCGCCTGGCCCTGCGCGGGAATCCCGGCCGGCAGGCTGCGCCCGGAAAGCACGCCCCACAAGCCGGCCCAGGCGCGCGCCAGCACCAGCGGATGATAGCCGCCCCCGCCGACCGCCAGCAGGCGTGGCGTACCGTCGTCATGGGTCGGCGCGCTTTCCAGCACCTGCTGCGCCACGTCCAGGAAGCATTGCGTGCTGATGCGGAACTTGCCCAGCGGATCGGGCATCAGCATGTCGGTGCCGGTCTGCAGCACCACCACGTCGGGGCCGAAGGCCTCCCGCACCGCCGGCCAGAGCGCGTCGAACACCCGGCGGTATTCGGTGTCGTTGATGCCCGACGGCAACGGCACGTTGACCGCGTTGCCCAGGGGGCCCGTATCCGTCACGGCGCCGCCCTTGAAGGGATAGGCGTAACCGGTGTCCATGTGCAGGGACAGGGTCAGCACCTCCGGGTCGTCGCGGAAGGCGTATTCCACCCCGTCACCGTGATGGGCGTCGATATCCACGTACAGCACGCGTAGGCCTTCGTGACGTAAGCGGATGATCGCCAGGGCGGGATCGTTGAAAAAACAGAATCCCTGCGCCTTGTCGGGCATGGCGTGGTGCATGCCGCCGGCGGGACTGAAGGCCACATAACCCGCCAGCACCTGTTCGGCGCCCTGGATGCTGCCGCCGGTAGCGGTGGCCGGCGTGGCGAAGAAGTCCTTGAAATAGGGGTTTTCGAAGTTGCCGATGTTATGGCGGTCGCGGTAACGCTGCTTGACCTTGCCCAGCGCCT from Gammaproteobacteria bacterium encodes the following:
- a CDS encoding acetoin utilization protein AcuC, producing the protein MDESDGAPAELQAHRKARFIAASRYRRHSYGDNHPLGIPRVSLTLDLIRAYGALSGTEYLPSRQALVSELTWFHTPEYVEAMQRCEALGKVKQRYRDRHNIGNFENPYFKDFFATPATATGGSIQGAEQVLAGYVAFSPAGGMHHAMPDKAQGFCFFNDPALAIIRLRHEGLRVLYVDIDAHHGDGVEYAFRDDPEVLTLSLHMDTGYAYPFKGGAVTDTGPLGNAVNVPLPSGINDTEYRRVFDALWPAVREAFGPDVVVLQTGTDMLMPDPLGKFRISTQCFLDVAQQVLESAPTHDDGTPRLLAVGGGGYHPLVLARAWAGLWGVLSGRSLPAGIPAQGQALLREVDWDQDEDEDYFEQLFVTRLDQPQDGEVRPEIAALI